A genomic segment from Micromonospora echinaurantiaca encodes:
- a CDS encoding elongation factor G produces the protein MKTLNVGILAHVDAGKTSLTERLLHAVGVIDEPGSVDAGTTRTDSLPLERQRGITIRSAVVSFQIGDVTVNLIDTPGHPDFIAEVERALGVLDGAVLVVSAVEGVQAQTRVLMRTLQRLGLPTLIFVNKIDRAGADADRTLRDIAARLCAAVVPMGAVERPGTPDARFVPYADTDPALTGRLVDVLTAHDEALLTAYVEDEAAVDAPRLRTALAAQSRRALVHPVLAGSAVTGAGVEALVAALTELLPATSGAADAPVSGTVFKVERGPAGEKLAYVRLFGGTLRTRDRVPAGPAHQPKVTGIELFDQGAAVRAEAVTAGRIAILRGLDHLRVGDPVGAPPPGGRRHFPPPTLETVVLPQRPGDRGALHAALTQLAEQDPLINVRQDPIRREISVSLYGEVQKEVIQAVLADDHGVAVTFRETTTVHVERVVGVGAAVEFIGVPPNPFLATVGLRVEPGPPGSGPTFRLGVELGSMPPAFFAAVEETVHETLRQGPHGWQVLDCVVTMTHSGYWARQSHSHGTFDKSMSSTAGDFRNLTPLVLMAALQQAGTRVAEPMHHFRLEVPADALGAVLPVLAGLDAVPRQTTAQGAAYVVAGDIPAGRVHALEQRLPSLTRGEGLLESTFDHHRPVRGAAPVRERWDHDPTDRRKYLLAVVRRVAGRREG, from the coding sequence GTGAAGACGCTCAACGTAGGGATCCTGGCGCATGTTGACGCCGGAAAGACCAGCCTGACCGAACGTCTGCTGCACGCCGTCGGCGTGATCGACGAGCCCGGCAGCGTGGACGCGGGCACCACCCGTACCGACTCGTTGCCGTTGGAGCGGCAGCGGGGCATCACCATCCGCTCCGCCGTCGTGTCGTTCCAGATCGGCGACGTGACGGTCAACCTGATCGACACCCCCGGCCACCCGGACTTCATCGCCGAGGTGGAGCGCGCGCTCGGCGTGCTCGACGGCGCCGTGCTGGTGGTCTCGGCCGTCGAGGGCGTACAGGCGCAGACCCGGGTGCTGATGCGCACGCTCCAGCGCCTGGGCCTGCCCACCCTGATCTTCGTCAACAAGATCGACCGGGCCGGCGCGGACGCCGACCGCACCCTGCGGGACATCGCCGCCCGGCTCTGCGCCGCCGTCGTGCCGATGGGCGCCGTCGAGCGGCCCGGCACCCCCGACGCTCGCTTCGTGCCGTACGCCGACACCGATCCGGCCCTCACCGGCCGGCTGGTCGACGTGCTCACCGCGCACGACGAGGCGCTGCTGACCGCGTACGTCGAGGACGAGGCGGCGGTGGACGCACCGCGACTGCGGACGGCGCTCGCCGCGCAGTCCCGCCGCGCGCTGGTCCACCCGGTGCTCGCCGGCTCGGCGGTCACCGGCGCCGGCGTCGAGGCGCTGGTCGCCGCCCTGACCGAGCTGCTGCCCGCGACCAGCGGTGCCGCCGACGCGCCGGTCTCCGGCACGGTCTTCAAGGTCGAGCGCGGCCCGGCCGGCGAGAAGCTCGCCTACGTCCGGCTGTTCGGCGGGACGCTGCGCACCCGCGATCGGGTGCCCGCCGGCCCGGCCCACCAGCCGAAGGTGACCGGCATCGAACTCTTCGACCAGGGCGCCGCCGTCCGCGCCGAGGCGGTGACCGCCGGCCGGATCGCCATCCTGCGCGGGCTGGACCACCTCCGGGTCGGCGATCCGGTCGGCGCGCCGCCGCCGGGTGGCCGCCGGCACTTCCCGCCGCCCACCCTGGAGACCGTCGTGCTGCCGCAGCGGCCCGGCGACCGTGGGGCGCTGCACGCGGCGCTCACCCAGCTCGCCGAGCAGGATCCGCTGATCAACGTCCGGCAGGACCCGATCCGCCGCGAGATCTCCGTGTCGCTCTACGGCGAGGTGCAGAAGGAGGTCATCCAGGCGGTCCTCGCCGACGACCACGGCGTGGCCGTCACCTTCCGGGAGACCACCACCGTGCACGTGGAGCGGGTGGTCGGGGTCGGCGCGGCGGTCGAGTTCATCGGCGTGCCGCCCAATCCGTTCCTCGCCACCGTCGGGCTGCGGGTCGAGCCCGGCCCGCCGGGCAGCGGGCCCACCTTCCGGCTCGGCGTGGAACTCGGCTCCATGCCGCCGGCGTTCTTCGCCGCCGTCGAGGAGACCGTGCACGAGACGCTGCGCCAGGGTCCGCACGGGTGGCAGGTCCTCGACTGCGTGGTCACCATGACCCACTCCGGCTACTGGGCGCGGCAGAGCCACTCGCACGGCACCTTCGACAAGAGCATGTCCAGCACCGCCGGGGACTTCCGCAACCTCACCCCGCTGGTGCTGATGGCGGCGTTGCAGCAGGCCGGCACCCGGGTGGCGGAGCCGATGCACCACTTCCGGCTGGAGGTGCCGGCCGACGCGCTCGGCGCGGTGCTGCCGGTGCTGGCCGGCCTGGACGCGGTGCCCCGGCAGACCACCGCCCAGGGCGCGGCGTACGTGGTGGCGGGCGACATCCCCGCCGGGCGGGTGCACGCGCTGGAGCAGCGGCTGCCCTCGCTGACCCGCGGCGAGGGGCTGCTGGAGTCTACTTTCGACCATCACCGCCCGGTACGCGGCGCGGCCC